DNA from Comamonas serinivorans:
GGTCATCGTGCTTGAAAACGCGCCACCGCGCTTGCGCGGGCGGCTGGCGGTGTGGCTGTTGGAAGTCCGGGCCGGTGTCTATGTCGGCCAGTATTCGCGCCGCGTGCGCGAGCACATCTGGTCGCAGGTCGTTGAGGGCATCGAGGGCGGCAATGCAGTGATCGCGTGGTCGGCGAAGAACGAAGCTGGATTCGAGTTCAAGACCCTGGGCAAGAACCGCCGCATGCCGGTGGATTTCGATGGGGTGCAATTGGTGAGCTTTCTCCCATTGCCGCCTGCAGATGCTCTTTAAAAAGACAGCTTTCAACACTTGTGAGGTTTGGTGGAATTTTTCGACAGGAGAAATTTCATGAAAATCAATGAGTTGGAATTGGTGTGTTCCCCACGGGCGTGGGGATGAACCGGCCGCCGAGCTGGGCCTGGCCGTCAAGGGCAAGTGTTCCCCACGGGCGTGGGGATGAACCGTCGCCCCGCTTCTGCTGCTTGATGACTGCCGCCGTGTTCCCCACGGGCGTGGGGATGAACCGTATCTCAGACCGACCGCCCCACCCAATCAGCTGTGTTCCCCACGGGCGTGGGGATGAACCGGCACCCTATCCGCCAAAGCCATGCGCGCGCTGGTGTTCCCCACGGGCGTGGGGATGAACCGGCTACATGGGGCCACACATGGGACGCCAAACGGTGTTCCCCACGGGCGTGGGGATGAACCGTAGTGCTGCTGAAAGGCCGGCCCTCAAACTCGCGTGTTCCCCACGGGCGTGGGGATGAACCGACCGAAACCGAGCGCGCCGCGGCCGTCACTGCCGTGTTCCCCACGGGCGTGGGGATGAACCGATCGCTACGGAGTTGATCGGCATGCTGCAGAACGTGTTCCCCACGGGCGTGGGGATGAACCGGCATGCGACGAAGTACTGGGCCTCCTTGCTGCGTGTTCCCCACGGGCGTGGGGATGAACCGACGACGCTTTGATGGCCAGATACCTGGCCCGCGTGTTCCCCACGGGCGTGGGGATGAACCGATTCTCGGTCGCAGGGGAGCGGCTGGCATAACGTGTTCCCCACGGGCGTGGGGATGAACCGGTTGGGATGTCGCCACCCCTGATGGGCATGATGTGTTCCCCACGGGCGTGGGGATGAACCGCCTTGGCCCGATCCACCACTGCCCCCCGGCCCGTGTTCCCCACGGGCGTGGGGATGAACCGCGCCGGGACGTGAAAAGGCCACCCTCGGGTGGCGTGTTCCCCACGGGCGTGGGGATGAACCGTTCAGGCCCACGGTGAGCGTCTTGCCCGCAACGTGTTCCCCACGGGCGTGGGGATGAACCGGCTACCCCGAATGCACAAAGGAGCAGGCCGAGGTGTTCCCCACGGGCGTGGGGATGAACCGGCCGCGAGGGCTTGCAGCGTGGGCATGTGGGAGTGTTCCCCACGGGCGTGGGGATGAACCGCAGCCTTGGCGGGCAGAGCAATCAGGCGGGGGGTGTTCCCCACGGGCGTGGGGATGAACCGCCGCCGTGATGCGGTCCACGATCCGGGCAGGCGTGTTCCCCACGGGCGTGGGGATGAACCGGCACCACAGCCGCGCCCGCCAACGCCGCGCTGGTGTTCCCCACGGGCGTGGGGATGAACCGGCGACGAAATCAACGGCCACAGCGACTGGCGCGTGTTCCCCACGGGCGTGGGGATGAACCGCTGCCGGCTTCAATTTGCTGCCCGCTGGGTGAAGTGTTCCCCACGGGCGTGGGGATGAACCGGTGTTGGACCTGTGCGAGCGCGGCCGGCAGATGTGTTCCCCACGGGCGTGGGGATGAACCGCGTGCGCGGCCTGGCCGCCCTGCTGCGCCGCGCCCGCCGCCTGTGTTCCCCACGGGCGTGGGGATGAACCGGACAGCGACGCCATGGATTCCGTCAGCATCGCGTGTTCCCCACGGGCGTGGGGATGAACCGCCGATGCGACGTCACACGTCGCATGCGAAGCCGTGTTCCCCACGGGCGTGGGGATGAACCGCACTACCGGCCCGAGCTGGAGGGCACCACAGCCGTGTTCCCCACGGGCGTGGGGATGAACCGGGTGGCGAGGGTGTCGTCACCCAGGTAGAGGGGTGTTCCCCACGGGCGTGGGGATGAACCGCACTACCGGCCCGAGCTGGAGGGCACCACAGCCGTGTTCCCCACGGGCGTGGGGATGAACCGGGTGGCGAGGGTGTCGTCACCCAGGTAGAGGGGTGTTCCCCACGGGCGTGGGGATGAACCGACCGTGATCGTCCGCAAGTATCTGCCGATCATGTGTTCCCCACGGGCGTGGGGATGAACCGATTTCGCGGTCGAGGGT
Protein-coding regions in this window:
- the cas2e gene encoding type I-E CRISPR-associated endoribonuclease Cas2e, with protein sequence MLVIVLENAPPRLRGRLAVWLLEVRAGVYVGQYSRRVREHIWSQVVEGIEGGNAVIAWSAKNEAGFEFKTLGKNRRMPVDFDGVQLVSFLPLPPADAL